In the Bacillus shivajii genome, one interval contains:
- a CDS encoding class I SAM-dependent methyltransferase: protein MFSFYSQLSTEVYDLDKPIGHSFGDVEYYNERLKDCKGRILEPAAGTGRILIPLLEDGFEVDGMDYSPEMLQICRNHCEKRGLEPKLYEADMSALALPEKYEAVILPTGSFLLLTDRKKSMEALDCFYNHLEDGGRLIIDLFIPTEFEMGKVGTRSWKNQDGDLITLESKLVDVNFINQTTIYHHKYEKWHNNKLIETELEEFPLRWYGAEEFKLVLEKVGFKDITVSADYEYGKEPTKDSEIITFEAKK, encoded by the coding sequence ATGTTCAGTTTTTACAGCCAACTATCTACCGAAGTGTATGACTTAGATAAGCCAATCGGACATTCATTCGGTGATGTTGAGTATTATAATGAGAGATTAAAAGATTGCAAAGGAAGGATTTTAGAGCCAGCAGCAGGAACTGGGAGGATTCTTATACCACTTTTAGAAGACGGATTTGAAGTAGATGGCATGGATTACTCACCCGAAATGCTTCAAATTTGCCGCAACCATTGTGAAAAGCGCGGGCTTGAGCCAAAACTATATGAAGCAGATATGTCAGCACTTGCTCTTCCGGAAAAATATGAAGCGGTCATCTTGCCAACGGGATCGTTCTTATTATTAACTGACCGGAAAAAATCGATGGAAGCCCTCGATTGTTTTTATAATCATCTTGAAGATGGCGGACGATTGATCATCGATCTATTCATCCCAACAGAGTTTGAAATGGGGAAAGTAGGTACGCGTTCTTGGAAAAATCAAGACGGTGACCTCATCACATTAGAATCAAAACTTGTCGACGTCAATTTCATCAACCAAACAACGATCTACCACCACAAATACGAAAAGTGGCATAATAATAAGCTAATTGAAACTGAACTCGAGGAGTTCCCGTTACGTTGGTATGGCGCCGAAGAATTCAAACTTGTCTTAGAAAAAGTCGGCTTTAAAGACATTACAGTGTCGGCCGATTATGAATATGGAAAGGAACCGACAAAAGACAGCGAAATCATCACATTTGAAGCAAAGAAGTAG
- a CDS encoding TrkH family potassium uptake protein, translating to MKLHNPLKRWSFSPPQLLAIGFGVVIIFGTFMLMLPLSTTESISWIDALFTAASATTVTGLVVLDTGSNFTTFGQVILMILIKVGGLGLMTFAVITIIVLGKRIGLKERILIQQALNQHSIGGVVRLVKILFIFSIVMELIATILLSIRWVPEYGWGFGVFTSLFHAISAFNNAGFSLWSDSLSGYVGDPIVNLIITILFIIGGIGFTVLYDVMTTKRFRHYALHTKIMLVGTVIINVVAIIVIFLLEYTNPLTLGELTTYEKIWASYFQAVTPRTAGFNTIEIGDMNPGSIVFILLLMFIGAGSASTASGIKLTTFIIITLAVFTYLKGKRESHIFERRINEDIIIRALAIVVTSLAIIFLSIFILNITEQAPFIIIVFEAFSAFGTVGLSMGLTDELSLLGKQMIIVLMFIGRIGPLTLAFALAKSSKPNISYPKGDVFTG from the coding sequence ATGAAATTACACAATCCACTAAAAAGATGGAGCTTTTCTCCCCCACAACTTTTAGCTATAGGGTTTGGAGTCGTCATCATTTTTGGTACGTTCATGTTAATGCTTCCGTTGAGCACGACAGAAAGCATCTCTTGGATCGATGCACTTTTTACAGCCGCTTCTGCAACAACGGTTACAGGGCTAGTTGTATTAGATACTGGTTCAAACTTTACAACATTTGGCCAAGTCATCCTTATGATACTTATTAAAGTTGGTGGATTAGGATTAATGACCTTTGCCGTCATTACAATTATAGTACTAGGGAAAAGAATTGGCTTAAAAGAGCGAATCCTGATCCAACAAGCACTCAATCAACATTCCATTGGGGGAGTAGTTCGGTTAGTAAAAATATTATTTATTTTCTCAATCGTAATGGAACTCATTGCTACAATATTGCTTTCTATTCGGTGGGTACCTGAATACGGATGGGGATTCGGAGTTTTTACAAGTCTCTTTCATGCTATTTCAGCCTTCAACAACGCAGGATTTAGTTTATGGTCCGACAGTTTATCAGGATATGTTGGCGATCCAATTGTAAACTTGATAATTACTATTTTATTTATTATTGGAGGGATTGGATTTACTGTTTTGTATGATGTCATGACAACAAAAAGATTTCGTCATTATGCATTACACACAAAAATCATGCTAGTTGGTACGGTTATTATTAATGTTGTAGCAATCATCGTCATTTTTCTTTTAGAATATACAAATCCTCTTACTCTAGGAGAACTTACAACTTATGAAAAAATATGGGCTTCTTACTTTCAAGCAGTAACACCGAGAACAGCGGGATTTAATACGATTGAAATTGGTGATATGAACCCTGGATCTATTGTTTTTATCCTCCTTCTTATGTTTATTGGTGCAGGTAGCGCCTCTACTGCAAGTGGTATTAAACTGACAACATTTATTATCATTACCTTAGCTGTTTTTACCTACTTAAAAGGAAAACGAGAGTCACACATTTTTGAACGCCGAATAAATGAAGATATTATTATTCGAGCGCTAGCTATCGTTGTCACAAGTCTAGCAATCATTTTCCTATCCATTTTCATTCTAAATATTACCGAACAAGCCCCATTTATCATAATTGTTTTTGAAGCATTTTCTGCGTTTGGTACCGTTGGTTTATCAATGGGTTTAACTGACGAGCTATCCCTTTTAGGTAAACAAATGATTATCGTCTTAATGTTCATCGGTCGTATTGGTCCCCTAACATTGGCTTTTGCTCTAGCAAAATCTTCTAAGCCAAACATCTCTTATCCAAAAGGAGATGTGTTCACAGGTTAA
- a CDS encoding potassium channel family protein — MPKKNQFAIIGLGRFGGSVCKELIKLGHEVLVMDNREHKVNEYANIATHSVVADSTDEKTLKSLGIRNFDYVIVSIGDDIQASILTTLVLKELEISQVWVKAKNDYHHKVLAKIGADMIVHPEKDMGRRIAQQLSDEKVIDYIELSDRYSIVELIATTKLRGKTLIDLDIRAKFGVTILAVKKGEEMDISPMPDTKIDEGDLLIVIGENKDIKRFEDQAM; from the coding sequence ATGCCTAAAAAAAATCAATTTGCCATCATTGGGTTAGGTCGCTTCGGTGGCAGTGTTTGTAAGGAATTGATAAAACTTGGTCATGAAGTCCTGGTTATGGATAACCGAGAGCACAAAGTCAACGAGTATGCCAACATTGCTACCCACTCAGTTGTCGCTGATTCCACAGATGAAAAAACACTAAAGTCATTAGGTATCAGAAACTTTGATTATGTCATTGTCTCGATTGGTGACGATATTCAAGCAAGCATTTTAACAACTCTTGTATTAAAAGAATTAGAGATTAGTCAAGTTTGGGTGAAAGCAAAAAATGATTATCATCATAAAGTACTTGCTAAAATTGGAGCAGATATGATTGTTCATCCAGAAAAAGATATGGGCAGACGAATTGCTCAACAACTCTCGGATGAAAAAGTCATTGATTATATTGAACTGTCCGATCGCTATAGTATTGTTGAACTAATTGCTACAACAAAACTAAGGGGAAAAACATTGATCGACCTAGATATTCGTGCAAAGTTTGGAGTCACAATACTCGCAGTTAAAAAAGGGGAAGAAATGGATATCTCACCAATGCCTGACACGAAAATTGATGAAGGTGATCTACTCATCGTCATTGGAGAAAATAAAGACATTAAACGATTTGAAGATCAGGCGATGTAA
- a CDS encoding potassium channel family protein codes for MLMIFELMRIAIKIRKITLIFITVLFLAGSSFIVHWLEPEMFESPFIGFWYVMTTVTTTGYGDFVPDTTIGKVYGLFLYFFGIGLIGVVIGKVVEGYGLFRKLKEEGKLRYRGKDHYVIIGWSNKAQHTINELLEMDEHANIVLIDSHTYTPVEHENIFYIQGDPTDKRTLEQANVQVANAVLIFTNNQDNDPVAADGKSLIIVSSVESYAVEMNTDIYTIVEILKNKHIPNFKHANVDEFVIADEALSDIMAKCAIHKGASKLVMNLLSRKSGVDIWKLKNTGLWKTYNEAFEELKTLGANLISDRNDFHILNKLEEPIPEEAELYVICSKETYQKIAQ; via the coding sequence ATGCTAATGATCTTTGAATTAATGCGAATAGCAATTAAAATAAGAAAAATTACTCTCATCTTTATAACAGTCCTCTTTTTAGCAGGCAGCTCCTTTATCGTACACTGGCTAGAGCCTGAAATGTTCGAAAGTCCATTCATTGGATTTTGGTACGTCATGACGACTGTCACAACGACAGGTTACGGTGATTTCGTTCCAGATACGACAATCGGAAAGGTTTATGGACTTTTTTTATATTTTTTCGGCATCGGTTTGATCGGGGTTGTTATTGGTAAAGTCGTCGAAGGTTATGGGCTATTTCGAAAGCTAAAGGAGGAAGGGAAGTTGCGATACAGAGGAAAAGACCATTATGTTATCATTGGGTGGTCAAACAAGGCACAGCACACAATAAATGAATTGTTAGAGATGGACGAACACGCAAACATTGTATTAATCGATTCCCATACGTACACCCCAGTAGAACATGAAAATATCTTTTATATTCAAGGAGATCCAACCGATAAACGAACCCTCGAACAGGCAAATGTACAAGTTGCAAATGCCGTGCTAATTTTTACGAATAATCAAGATAATGACCCGGTTGCTGCTGATGGGAAGTCACTAATTATTGTTTCCTCCGTGGAGAGTTATGCAGTCGAAATGAACACCGATATTTATACGATCGTTGAAATCTTAAAAAATAAACACATCCCTAATTTTAAACATGCAAACGTTGATGAATTCGTCATCGCTGACGAAGCACTGTCAGACATTATGGCAAAATGTGCGATACATAAAGGCGCGAGTAAGTTAGTGATGAACCTGTTAAGTAGAAAAAGTGGTGTAGATATATGGAAACTAAAAAACACAGGGCTTTGGAAAACATACAATGAAGCTTTTGAAGAGCTAAAAACGTTAGGTGCAAACTTAATATCAGATAGAAATGACTTCCACATATTAAACAAGCTAGAAGAACCGATCCCAGAAGAGGCTGAACTATATGTCATATGCAGTAAAGAGACGTATCAAAAAATTGCTCAATAA
- a CDS encoding GNAT family N-acetyltransferase produces the protein MSVYRLTQTDTEKAMKVVELFFNRNASIPQIELFLSGKNNYLLTYEDKHKLVGFAYGYELQRFDGRKNMMYMHQVEVLPEHRKQGIGKKLMKSFIEICKQNDCERLFLITNKSNVPAVTLYNGVGGKTFHDDDILYAVST, from the coding sequence ATGTCAGTATATAGGTTAACACAAACAGATACCGAGAAAGCGATGAAAGTCGTGGAATTGTTTTTTAATAGAAATGCGTCTATTCCACAAATTGAATTATTTTTGTCTGGAAAAAATAACTATTTACTCACATATGAAGATAAACATAAGTTGGTTGGCTTTGCTTACGGCTATGAATTGCAACGGTTTGATGGAAGAAAAAACATGATGTATATGCATCAAGTAGAGGTACTGCCAGAGCATCGAAAACAAGGGATTGGGAAAAAATTAATGAAAAGTTTTATTGAGATATGTAAACAGAATGATTGTGAGAGGTTATTTTTAATTACGAACAAATCGAATGTACCTGCAGTCACACTTTATAACGGTGTTGGAGGAAAAACGTTTCATGACGATGATATTTTATACGCTGTTTCAACTTGA
- a CDS encoding DinB family protein, translating to MKKTLKQFESTIDEVLQLEGRNNEVLLEPIHEGKWSIREIVGHMYYWDKYNLEQMVPKMAAGADLPPFPNHDKQNEKAISSLKEKSVESIIHSFVKTRKAIIESLLDIDYDVRFTIGGGKRKFSIESFIKIFIKHDAHHLKQINKKL from the coding sequence ATGAAAAAGACATTGAAGCAGTTTGAAAGTACGATTGATGAGGTTTTACAGTTAGAAGGACGTAATAATGAGGTGTTACTTGAACCTATTCATGAGGGTAAATGGTCTATTCGAGAAATCGTCGGGCATATGTACTATTGGGATAAATATAACTTGGAGCAAATGGTTCCCAAAATGGCTGCTGGTGCTGACCTCCCTCCATTTCCTAACCATGATAAACAAAATGAAAAAGCGATCTCCTCTCTGAAAGAGAAATCTGTTGAGTCAATCATCCACTCCTTTGTAAAAACACGAAAAGCCATCATTGAAAGCTTACTCGACATAGATTACGATGTGAGGTTTACCATTGGTGGTGGCAAAAGGAAATTTTCGATTGAAAGCTTTATAAAAATCTTCATCAAACATGACGCTCATCATTTAAAACAAATCAATAAAAAATTGTAG
- a CDS encoding S41 family peptidase encodes MKKLGGILLTLMLLLIGCAKNAPLETEALGSLEQINEHNRFYTEHNFDELPDPTYDFSNSDEEELSEETLQTLRLNHEQSSFPVTTEKMIEDVETFHLALKHMYALYEYMGGDEAFQTARDDVIDHLNGLDDDAELTQFQFINLLKNHYDFIEDTHLLIDESPMADFQYTFYASERFQFQKKDTGEFSLIGENDVILSSINGNENIEDFLKPTISDNGEIAFIVGTFSTSLTLSERDWTLVFQRADGDEEAFIELRPVTSTLARYELGDPFAFGEKEGIPWLQLRSMFLFEDAPIDYDDIIDTANHLQGEPYFVLDLRSNHGGSIIFVEKWLEAFFGESISWHSQFHQLFSNTSLTFVEDTIDFYLEHGISAQTFEEEFTDLFKIEEIEKPIEPYWETEERAFQAVDDNDTHIFILVDNNTASAGEHFVSQLKKANNTTVIGMNTRGSMISGDALMWQLPHTRIQMSVPVTFNYSPDLLEKEAIGIQPDFWVRPEQAEQRVLSFIKQHTKD; translated from the coding sequence TTGAAAAAATTAGGGGGAATACTATTAACTTTAATGCTTTTATTGATTGGGTGTGCAAAAAATGCTCCTTTAGAGACCGAAGCACTCGGCTCATTAGAACAAATCAATGAACATAATCGTTTTTATACAGAGCACAATTTTGATGAATTGCCAGACCCTACATATGATTTTTCAAATAGTGATGAGGAAGAGTTGTCAGAAGAAACGTTACAAACGCTACGATTGAATCATGAGCAATCGTCTTTCCCAGTTACAACCGAAAAAATGATCGAGGATGTGGAAACCTTCCATCTAGCATTAAAACACATGTATGCGTTGTACGAATATATGGGTGGCGACGAAGCGTTCCAAACTGCGCGAGACGATGTTATTGATCATTTAAATGGATTAGATGATGACGCTGAACTCACTCAATTTCAATTTATAAATTTATTAAAAAACCACTATGACTTTATTGAAGATACGCACTTACTTATTGATGAATCGCCGATGGCCGACTTTCAATATACTTTTTATGCATCCGAACGTTTCCAGTTTCAAAAAAAAGATACTGGTGAGTTTTCGTTAATTGGAGAAAACGATGTGATATTATCTTCTATTAATGGTAATGAAAATATAGAAGATTTTTTAAAACCGACGATAAGCGATAATGGAGAAATTGCATTTATTGTTGGAACATTTTCAACGTCGTTAACTCTTTCTGAAAGAGATTGGACATTAGTTTTTCAAAGGGCTGATGGTGATGAAGAAGCCTTTATCGAGCTAAGGCCGGTAACAAGTACATTGGCTAGATATGAATTAGGTGATCCATTTGCTTTTGGTGAAAAAGAAGGGATTCCCTGGCTACAATTAAGAAGTATGTTTTTATTTGAAGATGCCCCGATCGATTATGATGATATCATTGATACGGCCAATCACCTTCAAGGGGAACCTTATTTTGTTTTAGATTTAAGAAGTAATCATGGTGGAAGTATCATTTTTGTTGAAAAATGGCTGGAAGCATTTTTTGGTGAGTCGATTAGCTGGCACTCACAATTTCACCAATTGTTTTCAAACACAAGTTTGACGTTTGTGGAAGATACGATCGACTTTTATTTAGAACACGGTATTTCTGCTCAGACTTTTGAAGAGGAGTTTACCGATTTGTTTAAAATTGAAGAAATTGAAAAGCCGATCGAACCGTATTGGGAAACCGAAGAACGTGCTTTTCAAGCCGTAGATGATAATGACACACACATTTTCATTTTAGTCGATAACAATACAGCATCAGCTGGTGAACATTTTGTATCACAATTAAAAAAGGCGAATAATACAACCGTGATCGGTATGAACACGCGCGGTTCAATGATTAGCGGAGACGCACTGATGTGGCAACTCCCTCACACTCGTATCCAAATGTCTGTCCCAGTAACCTTCAACTATAGTCCTGACTTATTGGAAAAAGAAGCGATTGGGATTCAACCGGACTTCTGGGTGCGTCCAGAACAAGCAGAGCAACGAGTTCTATCTTTTATAAAACAACATACAAAGGACTAA
- a CDS encoding maltose acetyltransferase domain-containing protein → MSNEKEKLLSGELYDAADPLLVTERLNARRLTRIYNETLETEEDRRTALLQELFGSTGKNIFIEPTFRCDYGYNIHVGENFYANFDCVFLDVCEIRIGDNCAIAPGVHIYTATHPLNAKERIAGPEYGVPVTIGDNVWIGGRAVINPGVNIGNNVVVASGAVVTKDVPDNIVVGGNPAKVMKELD, encoded by the coding sequence GTGAGTAATGAAAAAGAAAAATTGCTAAGTGGTGAGCTTTATGATGCCGCAGACCCATTGTTAGTGACAGAGCGACTAAACGCTCGAAGACTTACGAGGATATACAATGAAACGTTGGAAACGGAAGAAGATAGACGAACGGCGTTATTACAAGAACTGTTTGGTTCAACCGGGAAAAATATATTTATAGAACCCACATTCCGTTGTGATTATGGGTACAACATTCATGTCGGTGAGAACTTCTATGCAAATTTTGATTGTGTTTTTTTAGATGTATGTGAAATTCGCATCGGTGATAACTGTGCCATTGCACCAGGAGTGCACATCTATACAGCAACTCATCCATTAAATGCGAAAGAGCGAATCGCCGGTCCAGAATACGGGGTCCCCGTGACGATTGGCGATAACGTGTGGATTGGAGGACGAGCCGTCATTAACCCAGGAGTTAATATTGGAAACAATGTTGTGGTCGCTTCGGGTGCCGTTGTCACAAAGGACGTTCCTGACAATATCGTCGTCGGTGGTAACCCTGCCAAAGTGATGAAAGAGCTAGATTAG
- a CDS encoding ATP-binding cassette domain-containing protein has protein sequence MGDNHLHNRELAIEATGLVKNFGDNRAVDNVDLRIPKGTVYGFLGPNGAGKTTTVRMLATLLQPDGGSANILGHDLVSEADEVRKKVSLTGQFASVDENLSGMENLVLIARLQGYSRKEAKERANELLHAFRLDDAAKRQVKKYSGGMRRRLDIAASLVITPEILFLDEPTTGLDPRSRNQVWDIVRALVNAGTTVLLTTQYLDEADQLADRIAVIDQGKIIAEGTSGELKASVGSGALQVRLLDPEQRPAAAELLEDLLKTDVQLASDPASLSARVSDNEKAVEALSELTKAEITVTDFSLGQPSLDEVFLTLTGRTADEEKKQEGSAEG, from the coding sequence TTGGGAGACAACCATTTACATAACAGAGAGCTTGCGATTGAAGCGACAGGCCTTGTGAAAAACTTCGGTGACAACCGTGCTGTTGATAATGTCGACCTCCGAATTCCGAAGGGGACGGTGTACGGATTTTTAGGACCGAACGGAGCGGGAAAAACAACGACAGTGAGGATGCTCGCGACGCTACTCCAACCAGACGGGGGAAGTGCGAATATTCTTGGGCACGACTTAGTATCAGAAGCCGATGAAGTTCGTAAAAAAGTCAGCTTAACGGGTCAATTCGCATCCGTTGATGAAAATTTATCAGGAATGGAAAATTTAGTCCTTATTGCGAGGCTTCAAGGCTATTCTCGAAAAGAAGCGAAGGAGCGGGCGAATGAACTGCTTCATGCGTTCAGACTTGATGACGCAGCGAAACGCCAAGTGAAAAAATATTCTGGTGGGATGAGACGAAGACTCGATATTGCAGCAAGCTTAGTGATTACACCAGAGATTTTGTTTTTAGATGAACCGACAACAGGGCTCGACCCACGTAGCCGAAATCAGGTGTGGGATATTGTTAGAGCACTTGTTAATGCTGGAACGACTGTGCTTCTCACAACACAATATTTAGATGAAGCCGATCAACTCGCTGATCGCATTGCAGTGATTGACCAAGGCAAGATCATCGCCGAAGGAACAAGCGGGGAACTGAAAGCGTCCGTTGGCTCAGGTGCATTACAAGTTCGTCTATTAGATCCTGAACAGCGTCCGGCAGCTGCCGAATTACTTGAGGACTTATTAAAAACAGATGTCCAACTCGCTTCCGATCCAGCCTCGTTATCAGCGCGTGTGTCCGATAACGAAAAAGCCGTTGAAGCACTCTCCGAATTAACGAAAGCAGAAATCACAGTGACCGACTTTTCGTTAGGCCAGCCGAGCTTAGATGAAGTGTTCCTTACGTTAACAGGTCGAACGGCTGACGAGGAGAAAAAACAAGAAGGGAGTGCTGAAGGATGA
- a CDS encoding ABC transporter permease produces MSQEHDQQSSIVEEKAIHDVLSKRSRPKQANGLTNSMTFGWRALLKIKYIPEQLLDVTVFPIMFLLMFTYLFGGAIAGSTDIYLQYLLPGILAMTVVTITMYTGMELNNDITKGTFDRFRSLPIWRPSVLVGALLVDTVRYSIAAAIMIGLGLILGFRPDGGVLGVVLGVLVLLVFSFSLSWVWTVLGLVLRSEKSLMGVSMMVLFPLTFVSNVFIDPNTLPSWLQGFVDVNPVSLLVTAVRGLMHGTATSADIGWVLLASAILIVIFAPLTMHLYRKKS; encoded by the coding sequence ATGAGTCAAGAGCATGATCAACAATCAAGCATTGTAGAAGAAAAAGCCATCCATGACGTGCTTTCCAAGAGGAGTCGTCCGAAGCAGGCGAACGGTCTGACGAACTCGATGACGTTTGGCTGGCGAGCCTTGTTAAAAATCAAGTACATCCCTGAACAATTGCTCGACGTAACTGTATTTCCAATTATGTTTTTACTTATGTTTACGTACTTATTCGGAGGAGCCATTGCTGGTTCAACGGATATTTACTTGCAATATTTACTGCCGGGCATTTTAGCGATGACGGTTGTGACGATCACGATGTATACGGGAATGGAGCTCAACAATGACATAACGAAAGGGACGTTTGACCGGTTCCGGTCGCTTCCAATTTGGCGACCATCTGTCCTTGTCGGAGCCTTACTTGTTGACACGGTCCGTTACTCGATAGCGGCAGCAATCATGATCGGGCTAGGGCTCATCCTTGGTTTTCGCCCGGATGGAGGAGTCCTTGGAGTCGTTCTCGGAGTGTTGGTCCTACTCGTTTTCTCTTTTAGTTTATCGTGGGTTTGGACGGTGCTCGGATTAGTGCTCCGTTCGGAAAAATCATTGATGGGTGTCAGCATGATGGTGCTCTTTCCACTAACGTTTGTCAGTAACGTGTTCATTGATCCAAACACATTACCATCGTGGTTACAAGGTTTCGTTGACGTAAATCCCGTGTCATTACTCGTAACGGCCGTTCGTGGTCTTATGCACGGAACCGCGACAAGTGCAGACATCGGCTGGGTGCTACTTGCTTCGGCGATCCTGATCGTCATTTTCGCACCACTCACCATGCACTTGTACCGCAAAAAAAGTTAA